The following nucleotide sequence is from Panthera uncia isolate 11264 unplaced genomic scaffold, Puncia_PCG_1.0 HiC_scaffold_1701, whole genome shotgun sequence.
GTTTTCTGGGTGAAAGCCCACCCTTTCCCGATCCAGGCCCAGCCTGGGTACGGACCGAGGCAAGAGGCTCCGCGGGGTCCGGGCCGGTAGCCGGGGGCACAAGTGCAGGCAAAGGAGCCGTCGGTGTTGAGGCACTCGCCGTGGGGAAAACAAAAGTCTCCCTCTAAGCACTCGTTCACATCTAGGGTATGGGAGAAATAGGGCTGCGGGGTCCTGGCCCAAGAAGCATCAACTCCGCCCCTAAGCCACACCCCAGAGGGCGGGTTTCTAAGCCCCACCCACATCCTTTGAGTCCAGCTTCTACCTCCCCATCAGGCTTTGTCCAGGAGCCCGGACCCCACCCCCAGGTTCTCCGGTCCTCTCGccgccctctccccacccagcccaccTGCGCAGGGCCCAGGCCGACCCGACGGCGCCCGGTAGCCCGGCGCGCAGCTGCAGCGGAAGGAGCCATCGGTGTTAGTGCAGTGGCCATGGGGGCCGCAGGAGGCACCCGAACTGCACTCGTCCACATCTGTGGGAACAGGGGTTTCAGAAAGGGtctggtttggggcgcctgggtggttcagtcggttaagcatccgacttcagttcaggtcatgatctcacagtccgtgagttcaagcccctcgtagggctctgtgctgacagctcagagcctggagcctgcttcagattctgtgtctccctctctctctctctgcccctcccctgctcatgctctgtctctcactgtctcaaaaaaaaaagggggggggagggtctggTTTAGGGACACTGGATGGATCCTCTTGTGGCAGAGGTCTCTAGAGAAGTTGGTGGGTAGTGTCTTGAGTTGGATATGAGCTGAAAGATCCATAGCAGGAGCAGGTTGGAGAGACCAAGATTCCCTGATTCTGACGACCACAATTGGGGGTCTTGTAGGTCGGGTTTTCTGGCAATTCCCTGTGCCAGGATCCTGGAGTCAGTGAAGGGACTCTGGACGAGGACTGGGGTCAGAAATTAATTAGGGTAAGAGGTCAGGTATTATAAACCAAGATGATGGGATGGCATTCTGTTAAATCAGGGGTTAGAGTCAGTGACTGGAATCTGAGACCAATTCAGGTCAGGGGTAACAGTCAGAGTCCAGAATTCTGCCTCTAGTCAGGGGTCAGGGTCAGGGATCATGAACCCAATACACCAGGAAGGTATTCTGAGAATGGGCAGGGTCAATGAAAGAGACAAGATCAAAGGTCACAGAGAGTCAAGGGTTATGGTCAGGAGTTATGGTTAGGTCAAATGTCATGGTCAAGTTTAGGAGTCACAGGTCACATTCAGGGTCAAGGGACAGTCAGGATCAGAAGGGTTACAATTGCTATCAGGGTTGTAGGGAGAGTTTATCAGTAGGGGTAATGGTTAGGTTCAAATGTCACAGACAAGTTGAGGGTTCATGGGCCACAGAATCAGAAGTCACATTCAGAGTCAAGAGTGGTGGTCCAGGCCAGGACTCGCAATACGGGTCAGAGGCCCATAATCTAGGTCAAGAGTCACAATCAGACTCTGAGGATCAGAGTCCAGAGGATTGAGGTCCAGGTCAGGAGATAATGGGCCAGGTCAGGGGTCACAGTGCAGGTCTAAGGTCATAGCCAGGGCTTGGTCTCACCAGTGCATCGGCCATGGTGTAGGTGGTGGCCAGCaggacaggctctgcactggaaggAGCCAGGTGAGTTCACACACTCCTGTCCAGGACATGCCAGATGATTCTCACACTCATCCAcatctggggggcaggggagaaggtgGCCTTGAAGGAGCAGCccaaagcccccctcccccatccacatgcctccctccctccccggccTCACCCTCGCACTCAGAGCCGGCAGCGTTGGGTTGGAAGCCAGTGGGACAGACACACTGGAAGCCACCTTCTGTGTTCTCACACCGGCCATAGGCACAGGGCGGGGGGCTACGGGCACACTCGTCCACATCTGGGGCAGAGGGAACCAGTGGGGCTGAGAAAGGGGCCTGGACCCAAACATCTCCATTGCCATCACCACCTACCCCAACATTGCAGTCTGGAGGCAGTCTCTTGGACTTTGCCCAGGCTCATCCCATCTCCCAGGAGGACAGATTCCTTCCCTGTTTCCCCATTCATGGTCTCTCCAGCTGCCAGGGTGAAGCTAGGGCACCACCTCCTGCATGTTGCCCTCCCCATGTCAGTTGTCCCCTCCCTAGGGTTCCCACAAGCACAAAAGTATCATTCCAAAAGGGAGGCGGAAGGGAGAGCACCCTCATATTTGCAGAAAGGGGAGAAGACTTGAATcagaccctccccaccctctcagtactcctctgcccctgtcctccaTCACCAAGCCCCATTAGTCTGCCTCTCTGACCCCAACCATGTCTCTTTCCAGTCCCCACAGCAAATGGGGTGGAGTGGGCTTGCATTCGGCACCCTCACCTTGGCACGGGGCCCCCGGTCCTTGGGAGCGGAAGCCAGCAGGGCAGGCACAGTGGAAGGAGCCAGCCGTGTTGTCACAGCGGCCTGGCCCGCAGGGCGGTGGCTCTTGGGCACACTCATCCACATCTTCTTCACACGCCGAGCCCCGGAAGCCAGCCGGGCAAACACAGCGGAAAGAGCCGGACAGGTTCTCACAGACCCCTCTGCCACAAAGGCCTGGGCTCTGCGTGCACTCGTCCACATCTGCCCGGGGCAAGGGGCCCAGAGTCACACCTTTATGTCCCCCACCCCgtgctcccctctgcctccctgaccTCCATCAGTCTGCCTCCTTGTCTGTCTCGTTCTGCCCCCCCCCATTCCCCATTATTCAAATTCTTCACCCCACATCCCTCTACCTGTTCAATCCCCAAGCTTCCTGTCCGCCTCCTAGAACTCTAGTCAGCATCAGTCGGCTTCTTTCTGTCCTGTTCTCCATAACTCTACCCCCTTCCCCCAGAACTGACATCTCTCTCCATCCTCCAGCCTCTCCATCCTCAATGACTCAGCTTTTTTGTTTTCGATCACTTGGCCTCTCCGTCCCCGTGTCACTGTGTCTCTACAGCCATCAGGCTACGTGTCTGGTTCTCAGaacttgcccctcccccccgccccgtctcGCAGCAAtcagcctccccctgcctcttgCTCAGTTTCTCCATCCCTCATCACTGCCACTCTACCCTTCCCCGCAcatccccttcccctctgtccctgtcaGTTCCTCACCCTGGCAGCCGGCTCCGTGGGGAGCAGCCTGGTACCCAGCGGGGCACACGCACAAGAAGCTGCCTGGAGTGTTCTCGCAGCGCCCGCGGTCACACGGCGGCGGCACGCGGTGGCACTCGTCCACGTCTGTAGTCACAAACCCGGAGGTTCAGACTGGGGCAGACACTCCCCCTCACGCCCCCCACGCCCGCCCTCCGAGGGCTCTGGGAggatggaaggaggggagggcaggggcggaGCCAGACTTGGGCCTGGGCCCAACTGGGGAGCGAGCCAGGGACAGTAAGGAGAGCAAGGAATGGGTAGGATTGAGGCGTAGGCGGACGCGGGGCGGGGCAGGTGAGAAGGCAGGGCAAGATGAGGACTGGGGAGCCGGGCAGGGCAGAGGCGGAGAGGGgaactgtggggggggggggcgggcaattTGGGAAAGGCAGGATCTAGGCAGGGCAATGGAGGGAAGGGCGGCTATGGGGACCGAACCAAGGGAGGGCAGAAGCGAGGCAAGGGGCGTTTAGAGTACCGGGCCCAGATGCGGCAGGTTAGGAATCAGGAGTCAGGTGCTAGGTTGCCGCGGTTGCAGAAcaggggcggggcctgagggAGGGCGGGAGCTAGTTGGGAatatggtgggggcggggccaaGGGAGGAGCGCAGCGGGACTGGGTTGGGGAGAGAAGTCGGCTAGTTGTACAGCAGGGACCCGCCCCGTCGGGAAAAGCCGGCTGGGCGGGGAAGAAGCCGTGGCGGGGCCGAAGGGAGAGCTGGAGCGGGTCTGGGGGCGGGACCGGGAGCGTGGGGAAGCGTGGGAGGGCGGGAACTGCTGGAGGGAGACCCGGGCAGgggtggagcctggagctgggcgGGGCGGATTTCTCACCCAAGCACTCCGTAGCCCGCGGGCCGGCTCTGAAGCCCGGGCCGCACACGCAATGGAAGCTGCCTGGCGTGTTTTCACAGCGCCCGGGGGCACAGGGCGGGGGCACGCGGCGGCATTCGTCCACGTCTGAGGGCCAGGAAGGGGCTGGTCAGGAGGAGGTTGGCAGAGATTCCCCGCCCCGCCTCCGTCCACCCTCTCTGTCGGGCTCACCGACGCAGTGTGTGCCCTGCGGGCTGAGCCGGAAACCCGAATCGCACGCGCAGGTGTAGCCACTGGGCCGGGGGATGCAGCGTCCTGGGCCGCAGACCTGGGGATTGCGCTGACACACGCCCGCAGAGGGACCTGGGGAGTCCAGTCAGCCAGGGTTCCCCCATCTctgaatcctctgtccctttcaccCCCGTACAATTCCTTCAGACGCTCTGCCTAAGACACCCTcatgtctgtccctccccacccctcttccaCCTCTGATCCTCCGCTCCTTTATTATGGGACTTCTCATGAGATCCTCTGCCTGAATTCCCCTTATTCCCACCCCCAAAGTCTCCATTTCTGAATATTTGCTTTCCGGTCCTCTGACCGAGATACGTTCTTAGTGCCCTCTGTGTGAAAAACAATTGTCCAACATTAACTCAGCACTTACTATGTGGCAGACTCTTCAGGGATAGTTCAGTGAATCCTCACAatgatcctcattttacagataaggacactgaggctcagagaggttaaatgacttgtgcGATCAAGTGAGAACTTGAACCCAGGGCTGTCTGACACCAGCTCCTAATGTTACCCAACACTCAGCTCTCcaaatctttctctcttcccacgCATTCCTTAAGTCCTCTGGCTGTAACATCCCTAACCTGGAATCTTCACCTTAGAGCTCCCCGCTAGAACCCCCACCTGTGATACCCCCATTGATGCCCTCGATCCCCTCCACTGCACCTGATTCGGGGATCTCAGGACCAGACCAGGCAGGAATGCTGGGCAGGGGAAGCTCAGGGCCCGGCCTTGGCTCAAGTCGGGGTTCTGGACGGTGTGTGGGCAGAAAGcctggtttaaaacaaaaaacaaaaaacaaaggaatatcAATGAATGGAGAGCTGGATTTGGGTGTCCCCCTCCTTATGAGGCTAGGGCAGCCCCTCAGAGATGACACCTCTTCCTCTAGAGGCCAGCTCACCTGTGGGTGGCCGAACGGTGGAGGGTGGAGCCCGGTGGCTGAGGGACACTCGGGGTGGCTCCTGGCCCAGGGGTCTGGTGTTGTAGCGGAGGTCAGAGGCCGAGTAGTGGTAGCCAGGGCCAGCCGGACAGATCTCCCGAAAACCCTCTAGgaacaagaaagggagggagaggggcagagagagggcatgaaagcaggaaggaatgAGACAGAAGAGGAATCTAGAATCTGGCCTTGACTGGGGGCAAGGTTTGGCCTGGGTGTGTGTCAGGGGTTTGGGTTGGATGTTGGTTTGGGGTGGTACACTGGCCAAAGAATGGGACGTCCCTGAGGGTATGAGTGGGACCAAGGATGTTTTTCCCTATTTGGGAGAGTGACAGGGACAGGGGTTGAGGGTGGGATCTGCTTTGGTTTGTTGAAGGGTCTGGTTTTTAGGTAGAAGCTACACTGCCAGGGGACCGTCTCTGGGAAGGGCATATCTGGGGTGGGGACGGAGCTTAGACTGAAGGCAGGATCTCTAGAACTCCAGACTTGGCCAACGCTTGGGGACAGGGTTGGGCAGGCAGCATATCTCAAGGGCTAGGGGTAGTCAAGGCTGGGGTTGATGCGAAGGGGTTTGTctcaggggtgggtgggggtggccaAAGGTGAGGTGGAACCCCGGTGGAGTCCACTCTGGGGATCTGAGGGCCTGGGGCACCTAGGGTGGGCACCGCGTTTAGTCAAGTCTAGAAATAGGCCGGGCAGGAGGCTGCTCACCTGAGCCAAACGGTGGGCAGAGCTGGCAGCCTCGACCCCAGGCTTTGCCCACGCGGCTGCAGCAGCAGATCTGCTTGGTGATATTGCGCAGAATGGGCAGGGAGCAGCCACCGTCGCGGAGGACGCGGAAGCAGGGCCCTTTGGCCTCTGAGATCAcgtgctgggctgggggtgggggaggaaattCTTCAGGGCGGGCTTTCTAGGGAACGGTGGGGGCGAAGGGATCTAGGAGACAGGAGGATGGTCCCCGGGAGGGGTTGGTGGGTGTAAAGGCCATTCAGAAGAGGTCTGTAAAGGCCATTCAGGAGAGGTGAGGGGTCTGGAGGTGTGAGAAAGGTTTAGGGCCTGAGGGGGCAATGGGAGAATCTGACAAGGATCTCAAGGTCTGCAGAAGGTCTGGTGGTcgagggagaggaagggatttGGGGGCCTGAGAAAAGCTAAAGGAAGTCTGAAGATCGGAAGGGATATGGATCTAAAAGTTTGAGGGGTTCTTAGAGGGGCTGAAGAAGGTCCAGGGAGTCTGAGAGTATGTAAGAATCCGAGacgttctgggggggggggtgtctaatAAGAGTGACTGGGGGGACCCGGGAGTCTGGGAGGATCGTGGGAGTCTAAGGGAATTAAAGACCCCGGGGTGCTCTGGTATGGGGTCTGAGGGCCTGGCGGACAGGCGGGCAATCCAGCCTCAACCCTCTCCCGTGGCTCACAGATGCAGCTGCTGCGGGACGAGTCGTGCAGGAAGCCGTCCGGACACACGCACGTGTACCCACCGTGCGTGTTTGCACACTCCCCGTGCTGGCAGCGCCCGGCGGTCGCGCACTCATCCACATCTAGGAGGAATGCCGTGGGCTCAGGGGCATCAGGGATGAGCTCCCTGCCAGCCCGGCTCGTAGAGCCAAGCCCTTCCCACTCCTGCCCCCGCTCACCTTGGCAGGACCCATTAACCCTTTCAAAGCCGGTTGGACACGGTCCATCTGGGATGCCCACTCGGTCGGAAATGcctgtggagagaagagaggggtggGCCAGGGGCGGGCGGAGCCAAAATAGATGGGCGGGGACAAAAGAGGGATGGGAGAGATTAAAAGATGAGTGTGGCTTGAGTGCAAGGTGAGCCTGAGATAAGCGGTCTGGCAGAAGGCAACGTGGGAGGTTCCAGAAATTTATGAGTGGGGCCATGGTATAAATGTGGGGTGAGAACAGAGTAAACAAAGTCAGAAAGTGGAGTGGGCGGTACCAGAGCGGTATGGATAAATCTAGACTGGAAATGATCCCCACAACAGGGTACGTGTGGTTAGAATTTGTGAACAGGGTTTGTCTATGGGCAGGGTACCAGGAGTCACGGGGTTAtcacctctccccagctccaaGCACCTCAGGGACGCCCTGGGACTTACCCAGGTGCTCCGAGCATGCCTGACAGTCGTGAACGCCCCAGGCCAAGCCGGCCCCTCTGCAGCACACCTCCTGCGTCCGGAGCCCGGGCAGCGGGGACACACACTGTGGGAAAAGTGTTGGGTGAGCGCGCCCCCGCGTGGTGGCACGCTCcgggcccctccccacccgcctCTGCTCACTTCGCCTCCGCGCAGCTCTCGAAAGCAGTAACCGAAGCCCGAGGCATCCGAATAGCTGTCCTCGCGCGGCGCACTCTGTGCCAGCACCGTGTAGGGcgccgccgcctccgcccgcgccgccgcctccgcccGTGCCACTGCCTCGGCGTCCGCCTCCTCCCAAGAGCCGGACACACGCTCCACCTGGTGCACCACCACGGACGCCTCCTGCGGGTGCTCCACGTGGACGCTCACCATGGACGCCACGCCTGGAGGGAGGCACGGCGGGGCAAAGGGGTGTCTACACCCCAGTTCTTACGGACTGGGACTAGGAATGGGCGGAAGGGCGCACTGGAGAAGGGTACTTAGGGGAAGGCAGGAAAGATGGGGGTCAGAGAAACTGCGAGGTAGTGGACAGAGGGATCAGAGGGGACCCTGGCCGCGCCCTCCTCACCGTGCTCGTCGTCGCGGTGGTTGGCCAGTGGCATGGTGTACACCGAGCGGGTGAGACCTGGCATGGCTGGGGCCGGTGGCCGGGCGCCTGAGGAATGCAGCTGGCAGAATTTGCCAGCGAAGTCCGGGGGACAGAGGCAGCGGTCAGGCTTCACGCACACACCGCCGTTGTGACAGATCAAGGGACACAGgactggggggggagggggaggagagaggctaACTCAGTCCCTAACGTTGTCACCTAGTGGTTGTAAGCCGCTCCGCCTTGAGCTGTCCTGtgtcacccccacccacccagaccACCTGCATTGGCTGGGTCCGGTCTTACAGCCCTCTGGTATAGCTCCTCCCAC
It contains:
- the LOC125917324 gene encoding latent-transforming growth factor beta-binding protein 4 isoform X2; this translates as MAGGARVSLLVLLALLGPQPVPGRPRERLRVRFTPAVCGLRCVHGPTGSRCTPTCAPRNTTSVDSGAPGGAAPGGPGFRAFLCPLICHNGGVCVKPDRCLCPPDFAGKFCQLHSSGARPPAPAMPGLTRSVYTMPLANHRDDEHGVASMVSVHVEHPQEASVVVHQVERVSGSWEEADAEAVARAEAAARAEAAAPYTVLAQSAPREDSYSDASGFGYCFRELRGGECVSPLPGLRTQEVCCRGAGLAWGVHDCQACSEHLGISDRVGIPDGPCPTGFERVNGSCQDVDECATAGRCQHGECANTHGGYTCVCPDGFLHDSSRSSCISQHVISEAKGPCFRVLRDGGCSLPILRNITKQICCCSRVGKAWGRGCQLCPPFGSEGFREICPAGPGYHYSASDLRYNTRPLGQEPPRVSLSHRAPPSTVRPPTGFLPTHRPEPRLEPRPGPELPLPSIPAWSGPEIPESGPSAGVCQRNPQVCGPGRCIPRPSGYTCACDSGFRLSPQGTHCVDVDECRRVPPPCAPGRCENTPGSFHCVCGPGFRAGPRATECLDVDECHRVPPPCDRGRCENTPGSFLCVCPAGYQAAPHGAGCQDVDECTQSPGLCGRGVCENLSGSFRCVCPAGFRGSACEEDVDECAQEPPPCGPGRCDNTAGSFHCACPAGFRSQGPGAPCQDVDECARSPPPCAYGRCENTEGGFQCVCPTGFQPNAAGSECEDVDECENHLACPGQECVNSPGSFQCRACPAGHHLHHGRCTDVDECSSGASCGPHGHCTNTDGSFRCSCAPGYRAPSGRPGPCADVNECLEGDFCFPHGECLNTDGSFACTCAPGYRPGPRGASCLDVDECSEEDLCQSGICTNTDGSFECVCPPGHRAGPDLASCLDIDECRERGPALCGSQRCENSPGSYRCVRDCDPGYHAGPEGTCDDVDECQEYGSAICGAQRCENTPGSYRCTPACDPGYQPTPGGGCQDVNECETLQGVCGAALCENVEGSFLCVCPTSPEEFDPMTGRCVPPRTSAGTFPGSQPQAPASPGLPARPPPPSPPRRPSPPRQGPAGSGRRECYFDTAAPDACDNILARNVTWQECCCTVGEGWGSGCRIQQCPSTETAEYQSLCPHGRGYLAPSGDLSLRRDVDECQLFRDQVCKSGVCVNTAPGYSCYCSNGYYYHAQRLECVDNDECADEEPACEGGSCVNTVGSYHCTCEPPLVLDGSRRRCVSNESQSLDDNLGVCWQEVGADLVCSRPRLDRQATYTECCCLYGEAWGMDCALCPAQDSDDFEALCNVLRPPAYGPPRPGGFGLPYEYGPDLGPPYQGLPYGPELYPPPVLPYDPYPPPPGPFARREAPYGAPPYDMPDFEDDGGPYGESEAAAQPGPGTRWRYRSRDTRGSFPEPEESPEGGSYAGALSGPYEGLEAEECGILDGCAHGRCVRVPEGFTCDCFSGYRLDMTRMTCVDINECDEAEAASPLCVNARCVNTDGSFRCICRPGFAPTHQPHHCAPSRPRA